The stretch of DNA GCGGCGGTGGCGGGGAACGACGCCGGGTGACCGGCCGCCGTCGTACGTTTCCTCCCAAAGGTGGGGCGCCAGTGTTCCCTGCGTCACTGCGCGGATCAGAGCCCGGCGCTAGAATGATGCCGTTATGAATCGAACAATGTTCAAGTCCAAAATCCACCGGGCCACCGTCACGCACGCCGACCTGCACTACGTAGGTTCCGTCACCGTGGACCTGGACCTGCTTGAGGCCGCCGACATCCTCCCCGGCGAGCTCGTGTCCATTGTGGATATCACCAACGGCGCACGGCTTGAGACCTACACGATTGCCGGCGAGCGCGGCTCCGGCGTGATCGGCATCAACGGTGCAGCGGCGCACCTCATGCACGAGAACGACCTTGTCATCCTGATTACTTACGCGCAAATGACCACCGAAGAGGCCAAGGCCTATGAACCGCGGGTGGTCCACGTGGACGGGAACAACCGGATGATCCAGCTGGGCAACGACCCCGCCGAGGGCCTCACTCCCGGGATGATGCGCCCCCCTTTCGCGCTTAACAACGCCACCGTCTAGCCGGAGCGTGCATCCCGGTACCCACCTCCGCCGCGCCCTGAGGGATAAGTCGCCGGTGACCCCGTGCTAGGTGTACTGGCAGGCTTCTTTGTGGTGTGGTGCATCATCCTGGTGGGCTGGTTCGTGGGCCGGCAGAAAATCCTGGGCGACAATGCACGGCAGGTCCTCAGCTCCCTCACCTTCTTTGTGGCCAGCCCCGCGTTGCTCTTCGAAACGCTGGGCAAGGCCCGCCTCGCCGAAGTCTTTGCCGCACCCCTGCTGGTGACGGCGGTGGCGGCCATCGCCACGGCCGGCATCTTCTTCACCATCGCCAAATGGTGGCTCAAGCGTTCCCTGCCCGAATCCCTGATGAGCGCCATGGCGGCGTCGCTCGCCAACTCCGCCAACCTGGGCATTCCCATCGCCGTCTATGTCCTGGGTGATGCCAGCTATGTGGCGCCGCTGCTGATTTTCCAACTGGCGTTCTTCACCCCGCTGTTCCTGATGATCCTGGACTCCAGCACCAGCGCGCACCGCACCACGCCCCTGAGTTTTGCGGTGATGATCCTGCGCAATCCCATGATTGTGGGCTCCGCGCTGGGCCTGGTGGTGGCCGGCACCGGCTGGCAGGTTCCACCCCTGGTGATGGAGCCCATCCACCTGATCGGCGGTGCTGCCATCCCGGCCATGCTGATCGCCTTCGGCATGAGCCTGAACGGCACCCGTCCGCTGCAGGCGGTTGCAGGCCGGCGCCTGGACACCCTGCTGGCGAGCGGGTTCAAGCTGGCCATCCAGCCGGCGCTGGCGTATCTCTTCGCCCGTTTCGCGCTCGGCATGGCGGACCACGCCCTGTTCGCCGTGGTGGTCACGTCCGCCTTGCCCACCGCGCAGAACGTCTTTGTGGCCGCCAGCCGCTACAAGACCGGCCTCACCGTGGCCAAGGACACCGTACTGATTACTACCGTTGTGGCCGTTCCGGCGATGATTGGCGTAGCGCTGCTGCTGACGTGAGGGGAGATTGATGGAAAAGATGCTGGACACCGTGGTGGTGGGCGGCGGAGCCATGGGATCGGCCGCAGCCTGGGCGCTGGCCCGCCGCGGACGGCAGGTGACGCTGGTGGAGCAGTTCGGGCCGGGGCATAAGATCGGCGCCTCGCACGGCAGTACGCGCAACCTGAATCCGGGTTACTACCGTCCCGAATACGTGGCCATGCTGGCCGAGGGGCTGGCTCTGTGGGACGAACTGGAGCAGGAAAGCGGCGAGACGCTGCTGGCCCGCACGGGCATCGTCAATCACGGCCCGGACCCGCGGCTTCCGGACGTCGCCGCGGCACTGGACTACGCGGGCATCCGCGCCGAATTCCTGTCCCCCGCGGAGGCGGGCCAGCGCTGGCGCGGCATCCGTTTCGATCAGCAGGCACTGCACATGCCCGACGGCGGGCAGCTCAACCCCGAGGCGGCACTCCCCGCTTTCCAGCGGCTCGCAGCAGCCCGGGGCGCTGAAATCCGCCACCACACCAAAGTGGTCGACCTGAAGGTGATGGACGACGGCGTCCGGCTGGCTTTGGAATCTGAGGCAGGCACCGAGGTGGTCACCGCCGCCCAGGTTGTGGTCACGGCCGGCGGCTGGACAGAGAAACTCCTCGGCGCCAGCGGCGCAGGGCTCCGGATTCCGAAGCTTCGGGTCACCCAGGAGCAGCCGGCGCACTTCCGGGTGGCCGATGGCGAGGCGGTCTGGCCCGGGTTCAATCACATGCCAGGCACCAGCGCGGAATACAGGAACTGGTACTCCCCCGTCTACGGGATGCAGACCCCGGGCGAGGGCATCAAGGCCGGCTGGCACGGCGTAGGCCCCCTGGTTGACCCGGACCGGCGCTCCTTCCAGCCAGAACCCGCGCAGCTCGCGGCACTGCAGGACTACGCGCGGACATGGCTCCCGGGCGTGGACGCCGATTCGTTCGAGGCCATCAGCTGCACGTACACCACCACCCCGGATGAGGACTTCATCCTGGACCGGATCGGACCGGTGGTGATCGGCGCCGGGTTTTCGGGGCACGGGTTCAAGTTCACTCCCGTGGTGGGCCGGATCCTTGCAGACCTTGCCACGGGCACGCGGCCGGCGCCCGAGATTTTCAGAGCCTCGCGTTAGCTATGCCCGGCGTCGGGGACCGGTCTCCCGGGACGGTTCTCCCGGGGTACCCGACATCTGCCGTCTCTGGCCGGGGCGTCTTCCCGCTAAGTGTCAGCGCTGCTGCGGCTGCTTTCGGGCTCGGTGTCCGGCCGGGCATTGCTTTGGGCCGCCTCATCTGCGGTGCTCGCCTCGCCCGCCTTCACTGCAGGCATGGCCAGCACCGCGGCCACGGTGAGGATGCCGCCCACCAGCGCCGCCAGGAAGACTGCGCCGGAAGCGGCCACCACGGCGGGAGCATCACCTTCGCCGCCCGCGTTCCCGTAGACCGCATTGGCCACGGCGCCGAAGACGGCCACGCCAAGTGCGCTGCCGATAGACCTGGCGAACATGTTGCTGCTGGTGACCACACCGCGCTCATTCCAGGAAACGCTGGACTGTGCAGAGATCAGGGTGGGAGTGGCCACCAGGCCCAAACCGAGTCCCACCACGAAGCAGCTGGTCGCCACCAGGGCCACGTTGGGAGTGGCAGCCGTAAGCGTCAGGACCAGCAGGCCCACCACGGTAATGGAGATCCCGATCAACGCGGTGGCCTTGAACCCGATCCGCAGGTAGAACCGGCCCGCCTGCGAGGCGCTAATGGGCCAGCCAAGGGTGAGTGCTGCGAGCGCCAGGCCTGCAATGAGGGGCGAGCTGTGCAGCGCCCCTTCCAGGAACGTGGGCACGTAGGAGGTCAGGCCAATCATCACTGCCCCGACTCCAAAGGACACCAGCGCGGTGGTGCCGAGAAGCCGCCGCGACACCACCCAGGACGGCAGGACCGGCTCCGCGGCCCGCCGCTCCACCACCAGGAACACGGCCAGCAGCGCCCCGCCTACCACGAAGATGCCAATACTTATCGTTGAATTCCACTCCCACCCCTGGCCACCTTGGAGGGCGCCAAGGATCAGCAGGCCAAGTGACCCCGCCAGCAGGGCCGCACCGGCGTAGTCCACCCGGTGCCTGGCGCGCTCCACGTTCTCATGCAGGGTCCGGAGCAGCATCCACGAGGCCAAGAGGCAGAGCGGAACGTTGACCAGGAAAATGCCGCGCCAGATGCCCAGGGCGGAGAAGATACCGCCAAGGCTCGGGCCTACGACGGAGGAGACAGCCCACACGCTGGCCAGGTAGCCCTGCACTTTGGCGCGCTCCTCCAGCGAATAAATGTCGCCCGCGATGGTGATGGACACGGGTAGCACCGCTCCCGCGCCGAGCCCTTGCAGCGCCCGGAAGGCGATCAGGGCGGGCATGCTCCAGGCGATCCCGCAGAGTATGGATCCGAGCAGGAACAGCCCGATGCCCGCCAGGATGATCGGCTTGCGGCCCACCATGTCGGACAGCTTCCCGTAGATGGGCACCGAGACGGCCTGGGCCAGCAGGTATGCCGAAAAAAGCCAGGGGAACGATTCGAACCCGCCCACGTCGCGGACGATCGACGGCACGGCGGTGGCCACGATGGTGGAATCGATGGCCACCAGTCCGGTGGACAGCATCAGGGCAATGAGAATAGGGCCCCGTTCAGAGCGGAACCCCACTCCCTGGGTTCGGGCGGTCATCATCAGTCTCGTTTCGGTTTGGGTCCCTGTTACCTCCACTCTAGGTACCCAAAACGCACACCTGCTATCTCCTGCCCTGGTGTTCGTCCAGGAGCCGGGCGCAGCGGATGAAGCCCAGGTGCGAGTAGGCCTGCGGATGGTTCCCCAGGTGGGTCTCCGTGCCGGGGTCGTACTCCTCCGGCAGCAGCCCGGTGGGCCCGAAAAGGTTCACCAGCTGGTCGAACAGGTCCCAGGCCTCATCGATCCGGCCTACCGCCACGTAGGCTTCGATCAGCCAGGTGGTGCAGATGTGGAACCCGCCCTCCAGGCCCGGCAGGCCGTCGTCGTACCTGTACCGGAAGACGGTGGGCCCCACCCGCAGCTCCCGCTCCACGGCAGTGACGGTGTCCAGGAAGCGCTGGTCCGCAACACCCAGCAGGCCGGAGAGGCCGATGTGCAGGACGGCAGCATCAAGGTCCGGACTGTCGTACGCCACGGTGTAGGACTGCGCCGACTCGTCCCAGCCTTCGCGCAGCACCTCTTCCCGGATGGTGCCGGCGGTCGGAGCCCAGGCCGGGTCCGGCTCCCGGCCGTGGCGGCCCGCAGTCCGCAACGCCCGGTCAAGGGTCACCCAGCACATCACCTTGGAGTAGACGTGGTGGCGGGCTGCACGCCGGGCTTCCCAGATGCCGTGGTCGGGTTCGTGCCAGCGGGCCAGGACCGCTGAGGCCATCTGGACCATCAGCTCCCAGTGGTCATCGGCGAGCGCGCTTTCCCGCTCGCTCAGGGCATGGATCAGTTCAGCAACGGGCCCGAAGACGTCCAGCTGGACCTGGTGGTCCGCGGCGTTGCCGATCCTGACGGGGCGGGAGCCGGCGTACCCGGGAAGGCTGTCGATGACGGCTTCCGTGGAGAGCGGCGCGCCGGTCACCGAGTACAGGGGGTGCAGCCATTCGGGGCCGGGTGCGTGTTCGAGGATCCGCCCCAGCCAGCCCAGGAATCCTGCAGCCTCCGCCGTGGAGCCAAGGTCCACCAGCGCGTTGACCGTCATGGATCCGTCCCGCAGCCAGCAGTACCGGTAGTCCCAGTTCCTTGTCCCGCCGATTCCTTCAGGCAACGACGTGGTGGGGGCGGCGAGGACTGCACCCGTGGGTTCGTGCACCAGGGCGCGGAGCACCAGGGCCGACCGCCGCACCAGGGAGGGTTTGACGGACGGGAGCACAAGTTTCTGGACCCACTGCCGGGCATGCAGGGCCACCCCCGACCGCCGCTCCGTCTCACCTTCCGGGTCCGCGGGCTGGGGTTCCGTATCGCCGCAGCGCAGGTTGAGGACCACGGGACCGTCCTGCAGGTTCACGGATGCTGTGGCTGTAGCGTGGCGCCCGTCCGAGGTGATGCTGAAGGTGACCCCGGGGGCGAACAGGATGATCGGTTCTGAGGTGCCCACAACGTGGAGTTCACCGCCGCGCGCCTCCATGCTGAACGGGGCATTGGCGTAGTCCGGCCGGGGAGCAAAGGTGATCCTGGCGGCGCCGTTGCCGGAGAGCACCCGGACCAGGCTGGTGATGCCGTCCGGGGCAGGCTCCAGGTAGTCCGTGACCGTGACGTCCGCCCACCGGGTTTCGACAATCATGGTGCTGTCCACGTACCGCTGCCCCAGCACCTGGGAGCCCTTGACCGGCTCCACAGAGAAGTGCCCGGCAGCGTCTCCGCCCAGGATGTGGGCAAACAAGGACCCGGAATCCGGCAGCGGGTGGCTCATCCAGCAGATCTTCGCATCGGGTGTCAGTAGCGCGGTGGAGGACCCGTTCCCGATCATCGTGTGCCGCTCAAGGCCTACGGCGTCCTCGCCGAATAGCCAGGCCCGGCGCAGTTCGAAGAGGAGGGCAAGGACCCGGGCAAAGGATTCCGGGTCGCGGACGCGGTGCGCCGCGGCGGTCTCCCCGGGCCCTACCCGCAGCCCGAGGTCCGGCCCGCGCAGGGTGGCGATGGCCAGTTCGTCACTGTAGGCATCCCCGGCGAACATGGCAGCGCTGGCTCCGAGCCGGGATCGGAGGCTCTCCAGCGCCTCCGCTTTGGACGGCTCCACCACGGACAGGTCCAGCACCGAACCGTCCACAATGAAGAACAGGCCGTGCACGCGGGCAATCTCCCGGGCGGTTTCCGTCACCGACTCCACGACGTCCGGCGGGGCGGGGCGGGTGTGGACCGAAACGGCCACGGGTTTGCGTTCGATCCAGATGCCTTTTTGGAAACCCACGGCCTCATTGAGCGCGGCGTTGACTTTTTGCAGGACGGATTCGGTGGCCAGGGTCTGGGCGTGTGCGAAGCCCATATCCGATTCCGCGCCGTGGGAGCCGATGAGATGAACCTCCACCGGAAGGCGTGATACGGCGGCAAGATCACGGAGCGAGCGCCCCGAAATGATGGCCGCGTGGGTGTTGGGGAGGGCTGCAAGGGCGCGCAGGGCTATGGCGGCGCTGCCGAGCGGGAGGATCTCCGTGGAGATGCCCTCGGCGTCGCAGAGGGTTCCGCCGTAGTTGCAGGCCACCAGCAGCCCGGGAACGCGCGCCAGTACTTTGAGCTCCGCGAGGAGCGCAGGCGTCAGCCCGTTGTCCGCCGCATCCGACTGGACGAAGGCCCGGAGCATCTCCAGCGGGAGGGAACGCGTGAGCAGCGCGGAATCCGCCACGCTTTGGTTCAAAGGCGTCGCCATGCGCGTACCCCTAAGGCAAAACCCGGCCGGGACTTCAGCCGCTGGATTGCCTGCGGACTACCGGTTGGTGCCCCTCCCGGGAATCCCAGCGATTCCCGAGGAGGCAAGTCCTATCCTCAGCCCCGGCGGTTTCCCACGAAAGTCCCCTTCATTGCGTATGTGTAAAAGTCCCGGAAATGCGCACCGGGCTTGTGCCGGGGACCTGCCCCCGGCCAGCCGGGGCGCCCCGAGGCTAGACCCTCGCCAGGCCTGCAGCCTGGGCCAGGAGCTCCACCGAACGCAGCCGCTCCTCCGTGCCGTTGCTTTGGTGGGCAACGATCAGTTCATCGGCGTCGGCGTGCTTGCCGAACCCGTCCAGGTAATCGATGACGGCATCCGGCGTCCCCACCGCCGAGTAGGTCATCATCTGCGAGACGTGCTGGCCCTGCGGCGAGTCGAGGATCATATCCGCTTCGTCGTCGGTGAACTCGCGGCCCCCGCCGAAGAACAGGGACACCCGCGCCCGCATCGTGGCCCGCAGCATGGC from Pseudarthrobacter siccitolerans encodes:
- a CDS encoding AEC family transporter encodes the protein MLGVLAGFFVVWCIILVGWFVGRQKILGDNARQVLSSLTFFVASPALLFETLGKARLAEVFAAPLLVTAVAAIATAGIFFTIAKWWLKRSLPESLMSAMAASLANSANLGIPIAVYVLGDASYVAPLLIFQLAFFTPLFLMILDSSTSAHRTTPLSFAVMILRNPMIVGSALGLVVAGTGWQVPPLVMEPIHLIGGAAIPAMLIAFGMSLNGTRPLQAVAGRRLDTLLASGFKLAIQPALAYLFARFALGMADHALFAVVVTSALPTAQNVFVAASRYKTGLTVAKDTVLITTVVAVPAMIGVALLLT
- a CDS encoding FAD-dependent oxidoreductase, with the translated sequence MEKMLDTVVVGGGAMGSAAAWALARRGRQVTLVEQFGPGHKIGASHGSTRNLNPGYYRPEYVAMLAEGLALWDELEQESGETLLARTGIVNHGPDPRLPDVAAALDYAGIRAEFLSPAEAGQRWRGIRFDQQALHMPDGGQLNPEAALPAFQRLAAARGAEIRHHTKVVDLKVMDDGVRLALESEAGTEVVTAAQVVVTAGGWTEKLLGASGAGLRIPKLRVTQEQPAHFRVADGEAVWPGFNHMPGTSAEYRNWYSPVYGMQTPGEGIKAGWHGVGPLVDPDRRSFQPEPAQLAALQDYARTWLPGVDADSFEAISCTYTTTPDEDFILDRIGPVVIGAGFSGHGFKFTPVVGRILADLATGTRPAPEIFRASR
- the panD gene encoding aspartate 1-decarboxylase, giving the protein MNRTMFKSKIHRATVTHADLHYVGSVTVDLDLLEAADILPGELVSIVDITNGARLETYTIAGERGSGVIGINGAAAHLMHENDLVILITYAQMTTEEAKAYEPRVVHVDGNNRMIQLGNDPAEGLTPGMMRPPFALNNATV
- a CDS encoding trehalase-like domain-containing protein: MATPLNQSVADSALLTRSLPLEMLRAFVQSDAADNGLTPALLAELKVLARVPGLLVACNYGGTLCDAEGISTEILPLGSAAIALRALAALPNTHAAIISGRSLRDLAAVSRLPVEVHLIGSHGAESDMGFAHAQTLATESVLQKVNAALNEAVGFQKGIWIERKPVAVSVHTRPAPPDVVESVTETAREIARVHGLFFIVDGSVLDLSVVEPSKAEALESLRSRLGASAAMFAGDAYSDELAIATLRGPDLGLRVGPGETAAAHRVRDPESFARVLALLFELRRAWLFGEDAVGLERHTMIGNGSSTALLTPDAKICWMSHPLPDSGSLFAHILGGDAAGHFSVEPVKGSQVLGQRYVDSTMIVETRWADVTVTDYLEPAPDGITSLVRVLSGNGAARITFAPRPDYANAPFSMEARGGELHVVGTSEPIILFAPGVTFSITSDGRHATATASVNLQDGPVVLNLRCGDTEPQPADPEGETERRSGVALHARQWVQKLVLPSVKPSLVRRSALVLRALVHEPTGAVLAAPTTSLPEGIGGTRNWDYRYCWLRDGSMTVNALVDLGSTAEAAGFLGWLGRILEHAPGPEWLHPLYSVTGAPLSTEAVIDSLPGYAGSRPVRIGNAADHQVQLDVFGPVAELIHALSERESALADDHWELMVQMASAVLARWHEPDHGIWEARRAARHHVYSKVMCWVTLDRALRTAGRHGREPDPAWAPTAGTIREEVLREGWDESAQSYTVAYDSPDLDAAVLHIGLSGLLGVADQRFLDTVTAVERELRVGPTVFRYRYDDGLPGLEGGFHICTTWLIEAYVAVGRIDEAWDLFDQLVNLFGPTGLLPEEYDPGTETHLGNHPQAYSHLGFIRCARLLDEHQGRR
- a CDS encoding MFS transporter, which produces MMTARTQGVGFRSERGPILIALMLSTGLVAIDSTIVATAVPSIVRDVGGFESFPWLFSAYLLAQAVSVPIYGKLSDMVGRKPIILAGIGLFLLGSILCGIAWSMPALIAFRALQGLGAGAVLPVSITIAGDIYSLEERAKVQGYLASVWAVSSVVGPSLGGIFSALGIWRGIFLVNVPLCLLASWMLLRTLHENVERARHRVDYAGAALLAGSLGLLILGALQGGQGWEWNSTISIGIFVVGGALLAVFLVVERRAAEPVLPSWVVSRRLLGTTALVSFGVGAVMIGLTSYVPTFLEGALHSSPLIAGLALAALTLGWPISASQAGRFYLRIGFKATALIGISITVVGLLVLTLTAATPNVALVATSCFVVGLGLGLVATPTLISAQSSVSWNERGVVTSSNMFARSIGSALGVAVFGAVANAVYGNAGGEGDAPAVVAASGAVFLAALVGGILTVAAVLAMPAVKAGEASTADEAAQSNARPDTEPESSRSSADT